From the Oleiphilus messinensis genome, one window contains:
- the tsaB gene encoding tRNA (adenosine(37)-N6)-threonylcarbamoyltransferase complex dimerization subunit type 1 TsaB gives MPTILALETSAEACSVALLHDDHCFARVEDKPRQHAQLALPMVEAVLAEAGIEKSALDAIAFGRGPGSFTGLRIAAGITQGLAFGLDIPVIPVSTLEAIAFASKHHVRLSDKGGYVACALDARMNEIYWGIFRVSGNFLAPERVGAELVVAPEQLKIPDLDETLPIVGVGSGWCYEDRLRPLLGSALSEVDGTVIPLAEHVALLGQHYWQQKQVISALDVQPVYLRNEITWKKLPGRA, from the coding sequence ATGCCTACCATTTTGGCCCTAGAAACGTCGGCTGAAGCCTGCTCAGTCGCATTGCTGCATGATGATCATTGTTTTGCCCGTGTTGAAGATAAGCCCCGGCAACACGCGCAACTTGCGCTACCCATGGTTGAGGCGGTTCTGGCAGAAGCAGGTATCGAAAAATCAGCCCTTGATGCAATCGCGTTTGGTCGGGGGCCTGGCTCTTTTACGGGGTTGAGAATAGCCGCGGGTATTACTCAAGGCCTTGCTTTCGGGCTTGATATTCCGGTTATACCGGTGTCCACGCTGGAAGCAATCGCGTTTGCGAGTAAGCACCATGTCCGGTTGTCTGATAAAGGTGGTTATGTTGCCTGTGCGCTGGATGCCAGGATGAACGAAATCTACTGGGGTATATTTCGTGTGAGTGGCAATTTCCTTGCCCCGGAGCGAGTTGGAGCGGAGTTGGTGGTCGCCCCGGAGCAACTGAAAATACCGGATTTGGATGAGACGTTGCCGATAGTTGGCGTGGGATCCGGATGGTGCTATGAAGATAGGTTGCGCCCGTTGCTCGGTTCGGCGCTCTCTGAAGTTGACGGCACGGTAATTCCCTTGGCGGAACACGTTGCCCTGTTAGGGCAGCATTACTGGCAACAAAAACAGGTTATTTCGGCGCTGGATGTTCAGCCAGTGTATTTACGCAATGAAATAACATGGAAAAAACTACCCGGTCGAGCGTAA
- the adk gene encoding adenylate kinase, protein MRAILLGAPGAGKGTQAQFITQKYEIPQISTGDMLRAAVKAGTPLGLKVKEVMASGGLVSDETIIELIEERITQADCANGFLLDGFPRTIPQAEALKEKGIKIDHVIEIAVDDEEIVKRLSGRRVHEASGRVYHTIYNPPKVEGMDDETGEALIQREDDQESTVRKRLDIYHSQTAPLVDYYKNWAAEDAAAAPGYVHVPGVGTVEEIRDKIFEQMA, encoded by the coding sequence ATGAGAGCAATCCTTTTAGGTGCCCCTGGTGCGGGTAAAGGCACACAGGCTCAATTCATTACACAAAAGTATGAGATTCCGCAAATCTCCACGGGAGACATGCTGAGAGCCGCGGTTAAAGCCGGCACACCTCTGGGTCTAAAAGTCAAAGAAGTTATGGCATCAGGTGGATTGGTGTCTGACGAGACAATCATTGAATTGATTGAAGAGCGCATTACACAAGCAGACTGCGCTAACGGGTTCTTGCTGGATGGTTTTCCTCGTACAATTCCTCAAGCTGAAGCCTTGAAAGAGAAAGGTATCAAGATCGATCATGTGATCGAAATTGCAGTGGATGATGAAGAAATTGTGAAGCGTTTGAGCGGTCGTCGTGTCCACGAAGCCAGTGGCCGGGTTTATCACACAATCTACAATCCGCCGAAGGTGGAAGGAATGGATGATGAGACGGGCGAAGCGTTGATTCAGCGTGAGGATGATCAGGAAAGTACAGTCCGCAAGCGTTTGGATATTTATCATTCCCAGACTGCACCGCTAGTGGACTATTATAAGAACTGGGCTGCTGAAGATGCGGCTGCGGCGCCGGGCTATGTTCACGTACCCGGTGTTGGAACCGTTGAGGAAATCCGGGATAAAATTTTCGAGCAAATGGCCTGA